From a single Nicotiana tomentosiformis chromosome 2, ASM39032v3, whole genome shotgun sequence genomic region:
- the LOC138904384 gene encoding uncharacterized protein, translated as MLGYAKFMKDLVTKKRSINCETIKMTHQVSAIVHSMAPKLEDPVAFTIPCIIGSADFAKALCDLGESINLMSYSVFNTLGIGQPRPNSMRLQMANRTMKRPLGIIDDVLVRVDKFILPPNFVILDCEVDYEVPIILGRHFLATGKALVDVEAGELTFQPNSNEVCSFVDLVTEVIVDDTSAMMNMEDSLEAVLLNHNEDEK; from the exons ATGctgggatatgccaagttcatgaaggatttggtaacaaagaagaggtcaataaactgtgagacgatcaaaatgacacatcaagtgagtgccattgtgcattccatggctccaaagctagaagatcccgttgcctttacaattccatgcattATTGGTAGTGCCGATTTCGccaaagccttgtgtgatttgggagagAGCATTAATTTGATGTCATATTCTGTGTTCAATacattggggattgggcaaccaagacctaattccatgaggttgcaaatggcgaaccgaacaatgaagaggccattggggataattgatgatgtgctagTTCGGGTTGACAAGTTCATACTTCCCCCAAATTTTGTGATACtcgactgtgaggttgactatgaggtgccaatcATATTGGGGAGACATTTCCTAGCTacagggaaggccttagttgatgtggaagctggggagctcaccttccag cctaatagcaacgaagtatgttcgtttgtggatcttgtgacagaggtgattgttgatgacacaagtgctatgATGAATATGGAAGACTctttggaagctgtgttgttgaatcatAATGAGGATGAGAAGTAA